The Candidatus Eisenbacteria bacterium region TTCCTGATCGGATATCATCATTGTGGCAGCTGCGAGGGGGTGGGCTGGGGTAAAGGGGTTCTTGAAAGTTCTTATAGGCTACACGATTCAGGAGTGAATTTGGAAGCTATTTGGCGGAGGTCAAGGAATGTCTTCATATCCGATGAAAATTGGAACACACTTGGCAATTATTGTGCTCTGGCTATGCTCAATAGAGCCACTTAAAGCAGAGACCTACAAAGTACCATCTGAACATTCTAGCATCCAGGCGGGACTTGATGCGGCCGCTACCGGAGATAGTGTTCTAGTGGCAGCTGGGACATATACAGGAGAAGGTAACTACAATCTTGATTTTGCGGGCAAAAACATCGTCTTGCTTTCTGAGGATGGTGCCGATTCAACGACAATTGATTGCGAAGGAGGAGACTATGGAATTCATTTTCAAGATGACGAAGGTCGTGATTGTGTTGTAGATGGATTTACTATTCGTGGTGCAGATATCACTGCCATTATGTTTAAGTATGGGGCATCTTCAACGATTATAAATTGTGTTTTGACTGGAAATATAGTGGGTTTTGGATGTATTGGTGAATCTTCATGCATCATTGAAGACTGTCTTATAACATGGAATGGGATGTCAGACGGCGCTGGATTGTATGTATCGCATTCGGCAACACCAGTGGTTAAGGATTGTGTATTTTCTGGAAATTGGTCACCCGATGTCGGCGGAGCAATATATATTGGCAGAGATTCTTCTTTAAGGCTTGAGGGCTGTTTAATAAATGGGTGTGTGGCTGATGATATGGGTGGGGGGATATTTTGTGGAGTGGATGCATCTGTTTTTATATCAAACTGTACGATCTCAGGAAATGGTGCTCTCAATGGCGGGGGCATAATTACAGGTGGTGGATTCGTTCAGGTTGAAAACAGCGCCGTGTGGGGAAATATTGGGACTGACATTATCATATCAAATGGAAATGCAATCATAGATTGTTCTGTACTTGTTGCACCCGTTGAATGGGGAGATTCGGAAATTGAATACAACGGAGAGAGCATATTTTCTGCGCCCCTATTCTGTGATTGGGTTAATCCTCACGACGAGCCCACAACAGAGGGAGACTATCAAGTCTATTCAAACTCCCCCTGCCTACCTGAGAACAACCCCTGTGGAATATTCATTGGCGCATTGGGGGTGGGATGCGATCCCCCAGATCCGACAATCCAAAGAAGTTGGGGATTAATAAAATCATTTTATGGTGGTCGCTGATGATTTTGAATTTGCTGAGTCCGATCGGTTCTCTAAGGGAGGAAAACCCAATTATGCATAAGAAGCCGGATTCTCCGCAAATTCCATCCAGAATCTTGAGTCCAAAAGCAGAGAGGCATTATGGGATTGGCGTCCGCAAGCCTAAATAGAGCTGGGTTTTACTAGCGGCCCGGCAGAAAGAATGGCGTTCTTCGCTGGTTGGGAGCATTTTATCGATGACATGTATCGACCTAAAATCCTCAACCGAAAGGAAGAATGCCAATGGACAGATATATCGGTCTGGATGCCCATTCAGCAAGTTGCACGATCGCTGTTGTCGGTCCCAGTGGCAAACGGTTGCAATCACAAGTACTGGAGACCAATGCAAGAGCGCTGATCAGTTTCCTCAAAACGATTCCCAAGCAACGTCGTCTATGTCTGGAAGAAGGGACGCAAGCGAACTGGCTCCACGAGGTGTTGGCCCCGCATGTCGACGAGATTGTCGTCACTCCTGGAATCAGGAGAATGAGTGGATCGAAGGACGACAAGCGCGATGCGTTCAATCTAGCCGAGAATTTGCGAATAGGTGCAATCAATACGCGCGTTTACAAAGGGCTTGGGAAGTTTGGATTGCTTCGGGAACTGAGCCGAGCCTATACAATGCTGGTCAACGATTCCGTACGAGTGCAGAACCGGATCAAGAGTCTTTATCGCTCGCGGGGCATCCCCACTTGCGGCAAAGAGATCTACGAAATTACTGCTCGGGAGAAGTGGCTGCGGAAGCTTCCAGCCAAAATACGTTCAGTTGCGGGATTTCTCTACCAAGAATTGGACTGTGTTCGGGATCTAAAGAAGCAAGCCGAAAAGGAGATGCTTGCCGAAGCGCAGAAGCACAGTATTTCCCGCATACTGAAGACATGTCCAGGCATGGGAGTGATACGTGTTGCCCAGATACTATCGATCGTAGTCACACCCTATCGATTCTCCAGCAAGCGATCGTTTTGGGCTTATGCCGGCTTGGCGATCGTCATGAGGAGTTCATCAGATTGGACAAGGGCCGGAGATGGGAGCTGGGCAAGACTACCGGTTCAGCAAACGCGAGGATTGAATCGCAATGGCAATCGAGCACTGAAGCAGATCTTCAAGGGTGCGGCCACGACAGTAATTGGGTATGCCCGCAACGAGGATCCGCTGTACCGGCATTATCAACAGCTACTCAATGAGGGCACGAGGCCGAATCTGGCGAAGCTGACCATTGCACGGCAGATAGCATCGATCATTTTATCGATGTGGAGATCCGAGGAGGTTTATAATCCGGCAAAGTTAAAGAAAGCCGCATAGGTTGTCTCCAGGTTTGAATGGTTGATTGTGAAAGAGTCATTTTTGCTGGCCAACTTCCTGGAGACGAAACGGTATTGGGGGAGAGCATCTATTACGAACCTGGTCCCGGGTAATGATTCCGGAGTCCCCACAGAGAGGCTATGCCCCCCTGGAGAGCCGAAGAAAGCGATGGGCCATTGAGTCCCCAATAGAAGTGTGGTTCCCAGTCCGGTGTGGAGGACAATGCGGCTACGATGTCGACAGGATGCCAGGCGAAGATTGATCTTTGATCACCGTCGATCTAGGTGCACCGAGAATCGCTCCCAAATCTCAAGTGCACTGCTCACGTCAAACTGGCGTGAACTTAATCAGGAGATCGGCCGGGGCGGACGCTGGATGCAAAAACGGGAAGCTCCAGCGAATGGAATATGTATGTCTTGACATCTTTCCCAATAGAACTGGTTCGTAAAGGGTTGCACCCGGGGTGCACCCGGGGAGCCGGGATGC contains the following coding sequences:
- a CDS encoding right-handed parallel beta-helix repeat-containing protein, encoding MSSYPMKIGTHLAIIVLWLCSIEPLKAETYKVPSEHSSIQAGLDAAATGDSVLVAAGTYTGEGNYNLDFAGKNIVLLSEDGADSTTIDCEGGDYGIHFQDDEGRDCVVDGFTIRGADITAIMFKYGASSTIINCVLTGNIVGFGCIGESSCIIEDCLITWNGMSDGAGLYVSHSATPVVKDCVFSGNWSPDVGGAIYIGRDSSLRLEGCLINGCVADDMGGGIFCGVDASVFISNCTISGNGALNGGGIITGGGFVQVENSAVWGNIGTDIIISNGNAIIDCSVLVAPVEWGDSEIEYNGESIFSAPLFCDWVNPHDEPTTEGDYQVYSNSPCLPENNPCGIFIGALGVGCDPPDPTIQRSWGLIKSFYGGR
- a CDS encoding transposase, yielding MDRYIGLDAHSASCTIAVVGPSGKRLQSQVLETNARALISFLKTIPKQRRLCLEEGTQANWLHEVLAPHVDEIVVTPGIRRMSGSKDDKRDAFNLAENLRIGAINTRVYKGLGKFGLLRELSRAYTMLVNDSVRVQNRIKSLYRSRGIPTCGKEIYEITAREKWLRKLPAKIRSVAGFLYQELDCVRDLKKQAEKEMLAEAQKHSISRILKTCPGMGVIRVAQILSIVVTPYRFSSKRSFWAYAGLAIVMRSSSDWTRAGDGSWARLPVQQTRGLNRNGNRALKQIFKGAATTVIGYARNEDPLYRHYQQLLNEGTRPNLAKLTIARQIASIILSMWRSEEVYNPAKLKKAA